The DNA window AATTGACAGAAAGACATTCCACACCGCGCTGATTTGCCCGGTCATCGCGTGTTGCTGTCCGATCGCCGAAGTCAGTCCGTTTTGAGCGCTGGCGACAAAAAGGAATGAGGTCGTCAGCAGGACGACGGCGGCAAACAGTGTTGCGTAGCCCATGGGCGTGAACGCGAAGAAAACGTAGAGCAAGGCGCTGATTCCGCCGAACACCAGCATAAATCCGCGATCCCGCATCCCGAGCGGATTCCATGTATCGCGGATAAATCCGAACACAAACGAGAGATATAGAGGGATCGCAGCTGCTAATCGGAAATTGGCGACCTCATGCGCTGTCAGGTGCAGCCTATTCTTCAGAAAGAAGCTGATCGGAATATCGATCAGGCCGCCTGAAGGTCCACCGAGAGCCAACAGAACGATCAAGATGCCGAGATAAAGAAAAATGCGCAGGCGCACCGGACGTGACAGGTCGGCGGGACCGACAGCGACAGCCTCCGCCGTGTCTGCGGAACGGTCATCCGGCGTCGCACGCGATCTGTCCTCAGGAAATGACAAAGCGAGGCATTTCAAATGTCACTCACGGGTATCGCACCCCAGGGTGCATTTGCGGCAATCACCCTGCAAACGCTGCGATGGCCGCGATCGCTGCCGCGGTCGCAACGCTCAATGGCCAACCGCACGCGCCACCTGGGCAGCGAGTGACTCAGCCAGCATGTGACAGCCCTCGGGAGTCAGATGCACGCCGTCGGGCTGGTGTGGCAATCCACCAAACATGCTGTTTCCGAGCATGATGACCGGAATATTTCGGGCAGAAAGGCGGCTTTGAATCTCCGCCGTCCGGTCAACCGTTCCCTTTCGCCGGTCGTTTCCACCGGGTTGCAAAATAACGGCACTCGTCCCCTTCGGTACGGCCTGGTCTAAACGTCTCAGCATCCCTTCCGTGGTGTCGCCGTTGATCCCGGCATTCACCACGTGGACGCCGGACCCCCTCGCCCGCAATATTGCCTCGAGCTGCGCGGGATAGGCCTGGTTGCGCGCGACGCCCTTGCCGTAGGTATTGCTTGCACCGAGCGCTACGACCGTGGCCGCCTCCGCCGGTGTCCCAAGCAGCAGGATCGCCCCGAACAGCGTCAAGCATCCAATGAGCATCGGGTGAAGAAAACGTGCTTTCATATTTTTCTCGTTGAAAAAATCGCTGAAAATCGAACGAGTGAGACGCCTGTTGGTACCTGAAATCAGAAGGCCGGGGAAGCTCGATGCCGTTGGCCGTCGCCTCATAAACGACGGTGCGTTGATGACTCTGTGCTTCTACACCAACCCTAATTCGGCCGGATGGACCCCCGCAAAAATCCTTCCAACGCTCGCGGCTCTCAGCCGAAACACGCGCTGGCACAGCCATGCGAACATCGCATGATAGTCGGTCAGGACGGGATAGTCCCGGTTTTGAAAAAGATTTGCCAGGTCGATTTTGACCTGTTCGCCGAGAATACGGCCGCCATTAATGCCCCCAGCCCATCGCCCAATAGACCCCCTGCCGTGGCCGTGATCCCAGTTCTCCCGAAGATCGGCCAAACCCGGAGATCACGACCACGACAGAGCCGCCCTCGGAATTGGTCCTCTGGAACAAATTTTCTCCCAAAGGCTTATCCGGAAATGACCGATCCTCTCGAACAGATTCTCGCTCCAGCCGTGGTCGAACGGGCCATGAGTATCTATGAGAGTTTTAGAGACCGTCAGCATGCCGATATCGTTCAGGCGCGCAAAGCGCTCACCCGGCATGTCTACGGTTTGATCTGCGGCGGAGAGACCAGCGGCGAACGGCTGACGGTTTCAGGATTGACCTACCTGAAGCAGCTAGAGCGCGAACGCCAAACCGTTAGGCGAAAGCTGGGCAATCGATGAAAATCCGCAAGCACTCAGAGAGCCATCTGGTGGAACTCGATGACGGATCGAAATGGCAAATCTTTCCCGGTGACCTTGACGTTACCCTGAACTGGCAGCCGGACACGGAGCTGAACCTGGTGCGCATCGCGAACGATGCCAGTTCCCATGCGCTCGTCAGCGAGAGCGACAACAGCAGGGTCCGCGTATTGCCGCAGGACGAGAACTGGCCGGTGAAAGAAGTGAAGAACACTCTCAAGGACGGCTGAGGGATCGGCTAAGTCACAAGAAGCACGGCGATAACCGCACTGGCGATCAACGCAGAATGCCGGATTTCCAGCCGGGTCAGTCCGATGTCGTTGTGGGCGACGTGTCCGAGCATGACGGCCACCAGAGCGGCGCAACCGGCCAAGACGGTAAGCGCGATCATCAAGCCCAGCCGCTTCCTCATGACCCCAGGATCCCCCTCCGAAGCTGCTCTAACCCGCCAGTTCCGAATACCGCGTTGTCGGTACCTCGGCCTCGATCGCCCGCTCCTCGGCGATTATCTTCGGCTTGCGCAACCAGACATAAATCTGGGCTGCGATCAGCACGACGCAGATCAGGAGGAAGAAGGCGCTGATCGGACGATCGATAAAGGTCGTCAGATCGCCGCGCGAGATCAACAGACTGCGTCGGAAGTTTTCCTCGAAACGCGGCCCAAGCACGAAGCCAAGCAGGATCGGCGCGGGGTGGAAATCGAGACGCAGCAGGATGTAGCCTGCAACACCTATGACCAGGGTCTCGCCGACCTGGAACATGTCGTTGTTGGCGGCATAGACCCCGATGCAGACGAAGAACATCGCGCTCGGATAGAGGTAGCGGTAGGGGATGCTCAGCAGCTTCACCCACAAACCGATCATCGGCACGTTGAGAACAACCAGCAGGATGTTGCCGATCCAGAAGCTCGCGATCAACCCCCAGAAGATGTCCGCGTGCTGGCTGATGAGCTGGGGACCTGGAACGATACCGTGAATGATCAGCGCGCCCAGCAGCAACGCCATCACGGTGTCGCCGGGAATGCCGAGGCTCATGGTCGGGATGAAGTCGCCCTGCACCGAGGAGTGCGTCGAGGCCTCGGGACACGCGACGCCTTCGATGGCGCCGTGGCCGAAACGTTCCGGCGTCTTCGATATCTTCTTCTCGGTGGCGTAGGACACAAATGACGCAATCGTCGGTCCGGTACCCGGAATCAGCGCACAAAGACTGCCGATAAAGGTGCCGCGGATCATCGGCCAGAACGCCAGCTTGAGATCGGCCTTCGACGGAAACATGTCGGAGATTCCGACCTTGGCGTATCTCATATCGACGGTTTCGGTATTGTTGATGCTGTTCATGAATTCGGCGATACCGAACATGCCGAGCGCCAGCGCGATGATTTCGACGCCGTCGAACAGTTCGGTGATCCCGAAGGTAAAGCGGGGCTGCCCGGTCTCGATATCGGATCCGACGATACCGACCAGCAGGCCGAGAACCGTCATGGCGATGCCCTTGAGCGGCGATCCCTTCGCCAGTGTCGAGCCTGCGAGCAATCCCACCAGCATCAGTGAACAGACTTCGGCGGGCCCGAATTCGAGCGCCATCTTGACGAGGAACGGCGCCAGGAAAATCATCTCGGTGATGCCGAAGGATGCGCCGATGAAGGCGGCGATGATGGTGATACCCAGCGCTGTGCCGCCCTTGCCCTGCTTTGTCAGTGGAAACCCATCCAGACAAGTCACGGCGTGAGGCGGATGACATGGCAGGTTCAGCAGAATCGAGCAGATAGCTCCGCCGTATTGGGCGCCATAGTAGACGCCGGACAGCATCAGGATCGCGGGCACCGGCGGCATTCCGAAAGTCAGCGGGAGCAGAATTGAAATCGTTGCGACGGGTCCCATTCCCGGCAGCACGCCGACGAGGTTGCC is part of the Bradyrhizobium erythrophlei genome and encodes:
- a CDS encoding GDSL-type esterase/lipase family protein; the protein is MKARFLHPMLIGCLTLFGAILLLGTPAEAATVVALGASNTYGKGVARNQAYPAQLEAILRARGSGVHVVNAGINGDTTEGMLRRLDQAVPKGTSAVILQPGGNDRRKGTVDRTAEIQSRLSARNIPVIMLGNSMFGGLPHQPDGVHLTPEGCHMLAESLAAQVARAVGH
- a CDS encoding tripartite tricarboxylate transporter permease, whose amino-acid sequence is MYCFLGVLVGNLVGVLPGMGPVATISILLPLTFGMPPVPAILMLSGVYYGAQYGGAICSILLNLPCHPPHAVTCLDGFPLTKQGKGGTALGITIIAAFIGASFGITEMIFLAPFLVKMALEFGPAEVCSLMLVGLLAGSTLAKGSPLKGIAMTVLGLLVGIVGSDIETGQPRFTFGITELFDGVEIIALALGMFGIAEFMNSINNTETVDMRYAKVGISDMFPSKADLKLAFWPMIRGTFIGSLCALIPGTGPTIASFVSYATEKKISKTPERFGHGAIEGVACPEASTHSSVQGDFIPTMSLGIPGDTVMALLLGALIIHGIVPGPQLISQHADIFWGLIASFWIGNILLVVLNVPMIGLWVKLLSIPYRYLYPSAMFFVCIGVYAANNDMFQVGETLVIGVAGYILLRLDFHPAPILLGFVLGPRFEENFRRSLLISRGDLTTFIDRPISAFFLLICVVLIAAQIYVWLRKPKIIAEERAIEAEVPTTRYSELAG